In Rubrivirga marina, the following are encoded in one genomic region:
- the aroF gene encoding 3-deoxy-7-phosphoheptulonate synthase translates to MAGLVVIPDPSADGPRVDAVEAALEGFGFAVHRTGAEPVVLGATGVPPDFDLRHIKVLADVRDVVRVTSPYTFAARAGHPTDTVVDVEGVPVGGPALVVMAGPCSVESEAQIETSAAAVAAAGARILRGGAFKPRSSPYSFQGLGEEGLRIMRAAADAHGLKVVTEVMTESQVDVVGRYADVFQIGARNMQNFSLLKEVGRAGLPVLLKRGMSATVEEWLMSAEYVLAEGNPDVILCERGIRTFETATRNTLDLSAVPVVKQLSHLPVIVDPSHGVGIRDKVGPMAMAAVACGADGLMIEAHPNPPEALSDGPQSLYLDAFADLMDQVRRVAEVVGRTLPTGERAPALA, encoded by the coding sequence ATGGCCGGCCTCGTCGTCATCCCCGATCCCTCTGCCGACGGCCCCCGCGTCGACGCCGTCGAGGCCGCGCTCGAAGGGTTCGGGTTCGCCGTCCACCGCACGGGCGCCGAGCCCGTCGTCCTCGGTGCGACGGGCGTCCCACCCGACTTCGACCTCCGCCACATCAAGGTGCTGGCCGACGTGCGCGACGTGGTCCGCGTCACCAGCCCGTACACGTTCGCCGCGCGCGCCGGGCACCCCACGGACACCGTCGTCGACGTGGAGGGCGTACCGGTCGGCGGGCCCGCGCTGGTGGTGATGGCCGGGCCGTGTTCGGTCGAGAGCGAGGCCCAGATCGAGACGAGCGCGGCGGCGGTCGCCGCGGCGGGCGCCCGGATCCTGCGCGGCGGCGCCTTCAAGCCGCGTTCGAGTCCGTACTCGTTCCAGGGGCTGGGGGAGGAGGGCCTCCGGATCATGCGCGCCGCGGCCGACGCCCACGGCCTCAAGGTCGTGACCGAGGTCATGACCGAGAGCCAGGTCGATGTCGTCGGGCGCTACGCCGACGTGTTTCAGATCGGCGCGCGGAACATGCAGAACTTCTCGCTCCTCAAGGAGGTCGGGCGGGCGGGCCTGCCGGTCCTCCTCAAACGGGGGATGAGCGCGACCGTCGAGGAATGGCTGATGTCGGCCGAGTACGTCCTCGCCGAGGGCAACCCCGACGTGATCCTGTGCGAGCGGGGGATCCGGACGTTCGAGACGGCCACGCGCAACACGCTCGACCTCAGCGCCGTGCCCGTCGTCAAGCAGCTCAGCCACCTGCCCGTCATCGTCGACCCGAGCCACGGCGTCGGCATCCGCGACAAGGTGGGCCCGATGGCGATGGCCGCCGTCGCCTGCGGGGCCGACGGGCTCATGATTGAGGCGCACCCGAACCCGCCGGAGGCGCTCTCCGACGGGCCCCAGTCGCTCTACCTCGACGCGTTCGCCGACCTGATGGACCAGGTCCGCAGGGTCGC
- a CDS encoding YdeI/OmpD-associated family protein gives MPEPPPNHVHPESRAEWRAWLEAHHDRDEGVWLVLYKKATGKPTLTVDEYVSEAIAFGWIDSTPKKVDAERSAVWVAPRKPGSNWSRLSKQRAERMEAAGLMTEAGRAAIDRAQADGTWTILDDVEDLVVPDDLGAALDANPPARAEWDAFPPSARRGILEWIVNAKRDATRAKRIEETARLARVGKRANQWPREG, from the coding sequence GTGCCGGAGCCGCCCCCCAACCACGTTCACCCGGAGAGCCGGGCCGAGTGGCGCGCGTGGCTCGAAGCGCACCACGACCGCGACGAGGGCGTCTGGCTCGTCCTCTACAAGAAGGCCACGGGCAAACCCACGCTCACCGTCGACGAGTACGTGTCGGAGGCCATCGCCTTCGGGTGGATCGACAGCACGCCGAAGAAGGTCGACGCCGAGCGGTCGGCGGTGTGGGTCGCCCCGCGGAAGCCGGGCTCGAACTGGTCGCGCCTCAGCAAGCAGCGCGCGGAACGGATGGAGGCGGCCGGGCTCATGACCGAGGCGGGCCGGGCCGCCATCGACCGCGCCCAGGCCGACGGCACCTGGACGATCCTCGACGACGTGGAAGACCTCGTCGTCCCCGATGACCTCGGGGCCGCGCTCGACGCGAACCCGCCGGCCCGTGCCGAATGGGACGCGTTCCCGCCCTCGGCACGACGCGGCATCCTGGAGTGGATCGTCAACGCCAAACGGGACGCCACGCGTGCGAAGCGGATCGAGGAGACGGCCCGGCTCGCGCGGGTCGGAAAGCGCGCGAACCAGTGGCCGCGCGAGGGGTAG
- a CDS encoding endonuclease/exonuclease/phosphatase family protein, which translates to MLRLLALILFALTLGACASSRPSADAEPVRVMSFNIRVDVASDGEDAWPNRVEAVAATIREADVVGLQEATPAMLDTLMARLPEFRRFGVGRDADGGGEQSAILVRRDRFDIVAGGTFWLSPTPSEAGSVGWDAALPRIATWARLDDARGRTFTILNTHFDHMGETARTESAALVADRAVELAGRGPLVVTGDMNATPDSDAYAALAAALGDARLVSETPPAGGDATWNAFGSATDDRRIDYVFVNDRVRVLQTATLDRAIGDVLGTRDARLPSDHHAVTATLTF; encoded by the coding sequence ATGCTGCGACTCCTCGCCCTCATTCTGTTCGCGCTCACCCTCGGCGCGTGCGCGTCGTCCCGGCCGAGCGCCGACGCCGAGCCGGTCCGCGTGATGTCGTTCAACATCCGCGTCGACGTGGCCTCCGACGGCGAGGACGCGTGGCCGAACCGGGTCGAGGCCGTCGCCGCCACGATCCGCGAGGCCGACGTGGTGGGCCTGCAGGAGGCGACGCCGGCCATGCTCGACACCCTCATGGCGCGGCTCCCCGAGTTCCGCCGGTTCGGCGTCGGCCGCGACGCCGACGGCGGCGGTGAGCAGAGCGCGATCCTCGTCCGCCGTGACCGGTTCGACATCGTCGCGGGCGGGACGTTCTGGCTCTCCCCCACCCCGTCCGAGGCGGGCAGCGTCGGGTGGGACGCCGCGCTCCCCCGCATCGCGACGTGGGCCCGCCTCGACGACGCCCGGGGCCGGACGTTCACGATCCTCAACACGCACTTCGACCACATGGGCGAGACGGCGCGGACGGAGAGCGCGGCGCTCGTCGCCGACCGCGCGGTCGAGCTCGCCGGTCGGGGCCCGCTCGTCGTCACCGGCGACATGAACGCGACGCCCGATTCCGACGCCTACGCCGCGCTGGCGGCCGCGCTCGGCGACGCCCGGCTCGTCTCGGAAACGCCGCCAGCGGGCGGCGATGCGACGTGGAACGCCTTCGGGAGCGCGACCGACGACCGGCGCATCGACTACGTGTTCGTGAACGACCGCGTCCGCGTCCTCCAGACGGCGACGCTCGACCGGGCGATCGGCGACGTGCTCGGGACCCGCGACGCGCGGCTCCCCTCCGACCACCACGCCGTGACGGCGACCCTCACGTTCTGA
- a CDS encoding putative signal transducing protein, translated as MTRVFSHPDPAITHLVLNRLEQLGVDAVVQGQANGRGMGEIPPIAAWSEVWVADGASLADVEAAVAEVTAEPVPDSENWTCPTCDEVVGGQFSACWACGTSAPDVA; from the coding sequence ATGACCCGCGTCTTCAGCCACCCCGACCCCGCCATCACGCACCTCGTGCTCAACCGCCTCGAGCAGCTCGGGGTCGACGCCGTGGTCCAGGGTCAGGCGAATGGCCGGGGGATGGGCGAGATCCCGCCGATCGCCGCGTGGTCCGAGGTCTGGGTCGCCGACGGCGCGTCTCTGGCGGACGTCGAGGCCGCCGTGGCCGAGGTCACGGCCGAGCCCGTTCCGGACTCCGAGAACTGGACGTGCCCGACCTGCGACGAAGTCGTCGGAGGCCAGTTCAGCGCGTGCTGGGCGTGCGGGACGTCCGCGCCCGACGTGGCATAG
- a CDS encoding PP2C family protein-serine/threonine phosphatase: MSARPHVLVVEDNKTLRRLLEYRLGKVFDVSVAENGERALQAVEVRTPDIIVSDIMMPVMDGFALLAALRADPATQAIPFIFLTAKSDDLSRQKGLKKGVDDYLTKPFDVDRLITRIGQIVQRSQVYQTKLNAKIGRDFSDRLLPKEMPDEPGYRTVFFSRPKEDGGGDLFDWTRAQDGSYLFTVGDIMGKGLQAKFYAFSFLSYIRSTVHAMLRHTLSPATLMTRVNEMLIQDAVLEETFASLLIMRWEPDKNRIIYANAGHCRPILVTPDGPGLVEYSDLILGLDPNTTYEDRQLELPPDSALLCYTDGLNEQVTKSGAMFGEAGVALGAQAARTTDQPVHSLLSWLLRRSEEPQFGDDVLVFWLQRLPNAEARAA, encoded by the coding sequence ATGAGCGCGCGCCCCCACGTCCTGGTCGTCGAAGACAACAAGACGCTCCGGCGGCTCCTCGAGTACCGCCTGGGCAAGGTGTTCGACGTGTCCGTCGCCGAGAACGGCGAGAGGGCGCTCCAGGCCGTCGAGGTCCGGACGCCCGACATCATCGTCTCGGACATCATGATGCCGGTGATGGACGGGTTCGCCCTCCTCGCCGCGCTCCGCGCCGACCCGGCCACGCAGGCCATCCCGTTCATCTTCCTCACGGCCAAGTCCGACGACCTCAGCCGCCAGAAGGGGCTCAAGAAGGGCGTCGACGACTACCTCACGAAGCCGTTCGACGTCGACCGGCTCATCACGCGGATCGGCCAGATCGTCCAGCGGAGCCAGGTCTACCAGACGAAGCTCAACGCCAAGATCGGCCGTGACTTCTCGGACCGGCTCCTGCCCAAGGAGATGCCCGACGAGCCGGGCTACCGGACGGTCTTCTTCTCCCGCCCCAAGGAGGACGGCGGCGGCGACCTCTTCGACTGGACGCGCGCCCAGGATGGCTCCTACCTCTTCACGGTGGGCGACATCATGGGCAAGGGGCTCCAGGCCAAGTTCTACGCCTTCAGCTTCCTCTCGTACATCCGGAGCACGGTCCACGCCATGCTCCGGCACACGCTGAGCCCGGCGACGCTCATGACGCGGGTGAACGAGATGCTGATCCAGGACGCCGTCCTGGAGGAGACGTTCGCCTCCCTCCTCATCATGCGGTGGGAGCCGGACAAGAACCGGATCATCTACGCCAACGCGGGCCACTGCCGGCCCATCCTCGTGACGCCCGACGGGCCCGGCCTCGTCGAGTACTCGGACCTCATCCTCGGGCTCGACCCGAACACGACCTACGAGGACCGCCAGCTGGAGCTGCCGCCCGACAGCGCGCTCCTCTGCTACACCGACGGGCTCAACGAGCAGGTCACGAAGTCGGGCGCGATGTTCGGCGAGGCCGGCGTCGCGCTCGGCGCGCAGGCCGCGCGGACGACCGACCAGCCGGTCCACTCGCTCCTGTCGTGGCTCCTCCGGCGGAGCGAGGAGCCGCAGTTCGGCGACGACGTGCTGGTGTTCTGGCTCCAGCGGCTGCCCAACGCCGAGGCCCGCGCGGCGTAG
- a CDS encoding GNAT family N-acetyltransferase translates to MADASNPFAAGLPTLDGGRVRLRAVRPADDADLLAVFEDPAHLRYWSHGPLDDLDAARRYREGIEANARDRALFQWAITEPADDRMIGSATLGAWNRQNRRADVGFILRPDRVGRGLASDAVRTLIRFGIDGMDLHRVEADVDPANTGSIRLLERLGFVREGYFRERWFTFGSWKDSAMYGLLAADFDG, encoded by the coding sequence ATGGCTGATGCCTCCAACCCGTTCGCCGCTGGCCTCCCGACGCTTGACGGCGGGAGGGTTCGCCTCCGCGCCGTCCGTCCGGCCGACGACGCCGACCTGCTGGCCGTCTTCGAGGACCCCGCGCACCTCCGCTATTGGAGCCACGGACCCCTCGACGACCTCGACGCCGCCCGCCGTTATCGCGAGGGCATCGAGGCGAACGCCCGTGACCGGGCGCTCTTTCAGTGGGCCATCACCGAACCGGCGGACGACCGGATGATTGGGTCGGCGACGCTCGGGGCCTGGAACCGGCAAAATCGACGCGCTGACGTCGGGTTCATCCTCCGGCCCGACCGCGTCGGGCGCGGGCTGGCGTCCGACGCCGTCCGCACGCTGATCCGGTTCGGGATCGACGGGATGGACCTCCACCGCGTCGAGGCGGACGTGGACCCCGCCAACACCGGGTCGATCCGGCTGCTGGAACGGCTCGGGTTCGTGCGCGAGGGCTACTTCCGCGAGCGGTGGTTCACGTTTGGCTCGTGGAAGGACAGCGCGATGTACGGCCTCCTCGCGGCCGACTTCGACGGCTGA
- a CDS encoding OstA-like protein yields MEILNADYVEVTSDSAGTTRRLEGNVRLRQDTTDLRSNRAVYYETRGEVVLDGAVRIVSGRDTLTAATVTYDSNTKTALADGAVRVGDGESVLLAPTATYDSRAEVSAFSGGGRILHRGAVLTSPSGTYSSARRVAEFEGPVTLDDSSGTLVAERGTYDANIRRADFAGTVRLRRPDAALDADSVVYFRRTERARAYGRVVLERIGDGGSVERSPEADPDSTRRTFLFGETLLFDGQEETASIRGEEAGEGRPARPPLLLVLSADSTGRVDSTVVRAPRIDAARLVAGADTSTVITAAGGARLWERRLAAVADSARFVRTPAADSTAPALDWLGLYGSRPSVWADGSQLTGDSLFVSVRDGTADSLRVRGQAFAARLDSTLGRLQQIAGARMLGLFDGDAIRSLGVGPNAQVVYYRATADGLLSGADELSADTLTFQFADGELRGVTGYGGIEGTTYGATVVPDDPRLPGFAYDPDAPTRASVLGDGWEVGWLERYGPTFAPPASFDPPEDPADAPPEAEEGGDDDATAEADRSSGRP; encoded by the coding sequence GTGGAAATCCTCAACGCCGACTACGTCGAGGTCACGTCGGACTCGGCCGGGACGACGCGGCGGCTGGAGGGGAACGTCCGGCTCCGGCAGGACACGACCGACCTCCGCTCGAACCGCGCGGTCTACTACGAGACGCGCGGCGAGGTCGTCCTCGACGGCGCCGTCCGCATCGTCTCGGGGCGCGACACGCTCACGGCGGCGACCGTCACCTACGACTCGAACACCAAGACGGCCCTCGCCGACGGCGCCGTCCGCGTCGGGGATGGCGAGTCGGTGTTGCTGGCGCCGACGGCGACGTACGACAGCCGGGCCGAGGTCTCGGCGTTCTCGGGCGGGGGGCGGATCCTCCACCGCGGGGCCGTCCTCACGTCGCCGTCGGGCACCTACTCGTCGGCCCGGCGGGTCGCCGAGTTCGAGGGGCCGGTGACGCTGGACGACTCGTCGGGGACGCTCGTCGCGGAGCGCGGGACCTACGACGCCAACATCCGGCGGGCCGACTTCGCGGGGACCGTCCGGCTCCGCCGTCCCGACGCCGCGCTCGACGCCGACTCGGTCGTCTACTTCCGCCGCACCGAGCGGGCGCGTGCCTACGGCCGCGTCGTCCTCGAACGGATCGGCGACGGCGGCTCGGTCGAACGGTCGCCCGAGGCGGACCCGGACTCGACGCGGCGGACGTTCCTCTTCGGCGAGACGCTCCTGTTCGACGGGCAGGAGGAGACGGCGTCGATCCGTGGCGAGGAGGCTGGAGAGGGGAGACCCGCTCGCCCGCCGCTGCTGCTGGTTCTGAGCGCCGACTCGACGGGTCGGGTGGACTCGACGGTCGTCCGCGCCCCGCGGATCGACGCCGCGCGCCTCGTCGCGGGCGCCGACACGAGCACGGTGATCACGGCCGCCGGCGGCGCGCGGCTGTGGGAGCGCCGGCTGGCGGCCGTCGCCGACTCCGCCCGGTTCGTCCGCACCCCCGCGGCGGATTCGACCGCGCCCGCGCTCGACTGGCTGGGCCTCTACGGCTCGCGCCCGTCCGTCTGGGCGGATGGGTCGCAGCTCACCGGCGACAGCCTGTTCGTGAGCGTCCGCGACGGCACGGCCGACTCACTGCGGGTGCGCGGCCAGGCGTTCGCCGCCCGCCTCGACTCGACGCTCGGCCGGCTCCAGCAGATCGCGGGCGCCCGGATGCTCGGCCTGTTCGACGGCGACGCGATCCGCTCGCTCGGCGTCGGCCCGAACGCCCAGGTCGTCTACTACCGCGCGACCGCCGACGGCTTGCTCTCGGGCGCCGACGAGCTCTCGGCCGACACGCTCACGTTCCAGTTCGCCGACGGCGAACTGCGCGGCGTCACTGGCTACGGAGGCATCGAGGGGACGACCTACGGCGCGACCGTCGTCCCCGACGACCCGCGCCTGCCCGGCTTCGCCTACGACCCCGACGCGCCGACGCGCGCGAGCGTGCTCGGTGACGGGTGGGAGGTCGGCTGGCTCGAGCGCTACGGCCCGACGTTCGCCCCGCCCGCCTCGTTCGATCCACCGGAGGACCCGGCCGACGCCCCGCCCGAGGCGGAGGAGGGCGGAGACGACGACGCGACCGCCGAGGCCGACCGATCTTCCGGGCGCCCATGA
- a CDS encoding VOC family protein yields MRLLPLAALLALAACQSAAPLQTGATGLDHAAIHVSDLDASVAFYERVFDLDEIPAPGDPAVIRWLGLDGAELHLIHYEGDVPPTTKAVHFALRVPDLDALVDRVEALGVPYSDWPGAASTLSVRGDGIRQIYVQDPDGYWIEVNDVR; encoded by the coding sequence ATGCGCCTCCTCCCGCTCGCCGCCCTCCTCGCCCTCGCCGCCTGCCAGTCCGCCGCGCCGCTCCAGACGGGCGCCACCGGGCTCGACCACGCCGCGATCCACGTCTCCGACCTGGACGCCAGCGTCGCGTTCTACGAGCGGGTGTTCGACCTCGACGAGATCCCGGCCCCCGGCGACCCCGCGGTCATCCGCTGGCTCGGCCTCGACGGCGCCGAGCTCCACCTGATCCACTACGAGGGCGACGTGCCGCCGACCACGAAGGCCGTCCACTTCGCGCTCCGCGTGCCCGACCTCGACGCGCTCGTGGACCGGGTCGAGGCCCTCGGCGTGCCCTACTCCGACTGGCCCGGCGCGGCGTCGACGCTGAGCGTCCGCGGCGACGGGATCCGCCAGATCTACGTCCAGGACCCCGACGGGTACTGGATCGAGGTCAACGACGTCCGCTGA
- the bla gene encoding subclass B1 metallo-beta-lactamase, whose translation MARLGLLVALLAGCASAPVAPYAHPTADDVAPGEIALRQIRPGVWVHVSTSDLGNGLIYPSNGLVVRDGDGVWLVDTAWGEAATAALLDAVEAEIGLPVRGAVATHFHDDRVEGADVLRQRGIPVYASSLTQRLAAAEDNAVPSDSLAGLTVPGTAVRLGPLEVLYPGGGHTRDNLVVYAPGAGVLHGGCAVHEMARTHAGNVADADLDAWPESLRLVRERYPEVEVVVPGHGYPGGAELLDHSIEIVEAAQQD comes from the coding sequence ATGGCCCGCCTCGGTCTCCTCGTCGCCCTCCTCGCCGGCTGCGCCTCCGCGCCCGTCGCCCCCTACGCCCACCCGACGGCCGACGACGTGGCGCCTGGCGAGATCGCACTCCGCCAGATCCGCCCCGGCGTCTGGGTCCACGTCTCGACGTCCGACCTCGGCAACGGGCTGATCTACCCCTCGAACGGGCTCGTCGTCCGCGACGGCGACGGCGTGTGGCTGGTCGACACGGCGTGGGGCGAGGCGGCGACGGCCGCGCTCCTCGACGCCGTCGAGGCCGAGATCGGGCTGCCGGTCCGCGGCGCCGTCGCCACGCACTTCCACGACGACCGCGTCGAGGGCGCCGACGTGCTCCGCCAGCGCGGCATCCCCGTCTACGCCTCGTCGCTGACGCAGCGGCTGGCAGCCGCGGAGGACAACGCCGTCCCGTCCGATTCTCTCGCGGGGCTGACCGTCCCGGGCACGGCCGTCCGCCTGGGCCCGCTCGAGGTGCTGTACCCCGGCGGCGGCCACACCCGCGACAACCTCGTCGTGTACGCCCCCGGGGCCGGCGTCCTCCACGGCGGCTGCGCCGTCCACGAGATGGCGCGGACGCACGCCGGCAACGTCGCCGACGCCGACCTCGACGCGTGGCCGGAGTCGCTCCGGCTCGTGCGCGAGCGCTACCCCGAGGTGGAGGTCGTCGTCCCCGGCCACGGCTACCCCGGGGGGGCCGAGTTGCTCGACCACTCGATCGAGATCGTCGAGGCGGCGCAACAGGACTGA
- the lptB gene encoding LPS export ABC transporter ATP-binding protein, with protein MSDAPTSDPDAPLVLRAEGLVKRYRRRTVVDGVSVSVKQGTCVGLLGPNGAGKTTTFYMVVGMIRPDAGEVYLGSAGGPEKRITRTPMYQRARLGIGYLAQEASVFGAMSVEDNLRAVLDFQDMARDEKEARVEELIGEFGLHTVRKSKGHQLSGGERRRTEIARALATRPRFILLDEPFAGVDPIAVEDIMRIVAQLRERGIGVLITDHNVHETLAITDRAYLLYDGKIFVEGTAEELAANEEVRRRYLGESFTLERYRPD; from the coding sequence ATGAGCGACGCCCCGACCTCCGACCCCGACGCCCCGCTCGTCCTCCGCGCCGAGGGCCTCGTCAAGCGCTACCGCCGCCGGACCGTCGTCGACGGTGTCTCCGTCTCCGTGAAGCAGGGGACGTGCGTCGGCCTCCTCGGACCCAACGGCGCCGGCAAGACGACGACGTTTTACATGGTCGTTGGGATGATCCGCCCCGACGCCGGGGAGGTCTACCTCGGTTCGGCAGGCGGCCCCGAAAAACGCATCACGCGGACGCCGATGTACCAGCGCGCTCGCCTCGGCATCGGCTACCTCGCCCAGGAGGCCTCCGTGTTCGGCGCGATGTCGGTCGAGGACAACCTCCGCGCGGTCCTCGACTTCCAGGACATGGCGCGCGACGAGAAGGAGGCGCGCGTCGAGGAGCTCATCGGCGAGTTCGGCCTCCACACCGTCCGGAAGTCGAAGGGCCACCAGCTCTCGGGCGGCGAGCGGCGGCGGACGGAGATCGCGCGGGCGCTCGCCACGCGGCCCCGGTTCATTCTCCTCGATGAGCCGTTCGCCGGCGTCGACCCGATCGCGGTCGAGGACATCATGCGGATCGTGGCCCAGCTCCGCGAGCGCGGCATCGGCGTGCTCATCACTGACCACAACGTCCACGAGACGCTGGCCATCACGGACCGGGCATACCTCCTGTACGACGGGAAGATCTTCGTCGAGGGGACGGCCGAGGAGCTGGCGGCCAACGAGGAGGTCCGGCGGCGGTACCTCGGGGAGAGCTTCACCCTGGAGCGGTACCGCCCCGACTAG
- a CDS encoding DNA/RNA non-specific endonuclease → MRLSTTLRLPLAALALLVALAGCDTNAPVAPPQAAEEDPEYAALLADLGGLDGLSDFLSSASNDEVAAAVARHGIAFEVIDLGQEEVLRRDITACVQYYPTSDRVKWFRLIGAGGPEDHYIDSRGRPANAFKSLGPIVTASRQSSCQTTVGNWGSPSSTYDGGHLVGSQLGGWGGRANLVPQHYNFNRGNWVKIENALAKCGRLGSGAVEFHVDVDYPSSSTLTPSQFHADVKIGGVWKGADFTNTTYGGSSGTSQANSMVSWLQGKGCY, encoded by the coding sequence ATGCGCCTCTCTACGACGCTCCGCCTGCCGCTCGCGGCCCTCGCCCTCCTCGTCGCCCTCGCCGGCTGCGACACGAACGCGCCCGTCGCGCCGCCCCAGGCGGCTGAGGAAGACCCCGAGTACGCCGCGCTCCTCGCCGACCTGGGCGGCCTCGACGGCCTCTCGGACTTCCTGAGTTCGGCCTCCAACGACGAGGTCGCCGCCGCCGTCGCTCGCCATGGCATCGCGTTCGAAGTAATCGACCTCGGCCAGGAAGAGGTTCTCCGGCGCGACATCACAGCCTGCGTGCAGTACTACCCCACCAGCGACCGCGTGAAGTGGTTTCGGCTGATCGGTGCGGGCGGGCCCGAGGACCACTACATCGACTCGCGCGGGCGCCCGGCGAACGCGTTCAAGAGCCTTGGCCCGATCGTCACGGCTTCCCGTCAGTCGTCGTGCCAGACGACGGTGGGCAACTGGGGCTCGCCGTCGTCGACGTACGACGGCGGGCACCTCGTCGGGAGCCAACTCGGCGGCTGGGGCGGACGGGCGAACCTCGTCCCGCAGCACTACAACTTCAACCGCGGCAACTGGGTCAAGATCGAGAACGCGCTCGCCAAGTGCGGCCGCCTCGGGAGCGGCGCCGTCGAGTTCCACGTCGACGTCGACTACCCGAGCTCGTCGACGCTCACGCCGAGCCAGTTCCACGCCGACGTCAAGATCGGCGGCGTCTGGAAGGGGGCCGACTTCACGAACACGACCTACGGCGGATCGTCGGGGACGTCGCAGGCGAACAGCATGGTGTCCTGGCTCCAGGGCAAGGGCTGCTACTAG
- a CDS encoding STAS domain-containing protein encodes MSFTFQKASPTAAVVRIGKALDFRNAAEFKAACQEHARQGIRYYVLDFSGTGILDSTGLGVIFSLYRQLTPAGGQVVFASVSRPVQVVVQLTRTYKVFRQFPTVEAALQAHAAPAAQAQIPQRPTGTA; translated from the coding sequence ATGAGCTTCACCTTCCAAAAAGCGTCCCCCACCGCGGCCGTCGTCCGCATCGGCAAGGCGCTCGACTTCCGCAACGCCGCCGAGTTCAAGGCCGCCTGCCAGGAGCACGCCCGCCAGGGCATCCGGTACTACGTCCTCGACTTCTCCGGCACCGGCATCCTCGACTCGACCGGGCTCGGCGTCATCTTCTCGCTGTACCGCCAGCTCACGCCGGCCGGCGGGCAGGTCGTGTTCGCGTCGGTCAGCCGGCCCGTCCAGGTCGTCGTGCAGCTGACGCGGACCTACAAGGTCTTCCGCCAGTTCCCGACCGTCGAGGCCGCGCTCCAAGCGCACGCCGCGCCGGCCGCACAGGCCCAGATCCCGCAGCGCCCGACGGGCACCGCGTAA
- a CDS encoding ATP-binding protein, with amino-acid sequence MPTHAFTDLDRAVDAFHVVADGWDADRSMVKALGADGLHVLRLTLHEWIANLVQHASFPGEAEIVLTVEVEGDVVRCAIEDTSDGFDLAAHLETQRSILDAPAPSERGRGLLMLVSCAEDLDFRPASEGVRQRLAFAMRDPAGGDLGALFRPADLELDPDLARSMGDGYLSDVPASGPSPRHP; translated from the coding sequence ATGCCGACCCACGCCTTCACCGACCTCGACCGGGCCGTCGACGCCTTCCACGTCGTCGCCGACGGCTGGGACGCCGACCGCTCGATGGTGAAGGCGCTCGGTGCCGACGGGCTCCACGTGCTCCGGCTGACGCTCCACGAGTGGATCGCCAACCTCGTCCAGCACGCGAGCTTCCCCGGCGAGGCCGAGATCGTGCTGACGGTCGAAGTGGAAGGCGACGTCGTCCGGTGCGCCATCGAGGACACGTCGGACGGGTTCGACCTCGCGGCTCACCTCGAGACCCAGCGGTCGATCCTCGACGCGCCGGCCCCCTCCGAGCGGGGGCGCGGCCTGCTCATGCTGGTCAGCTGCGCCGAGGACCTCGACTTCCGGCCGGCCTCCGAGGGCGTCCGCCAGCGGCTGGCGTTCGCCATGCGCGACCCCGCGGGCGGCGACCTCGGCGCCCTCTTCCGTCCCGCCGACCTCGAGCTCGACCCGGACCTCGCCCGCTCGATGGGCGACGGCTACCTCTCGGACGTCCCGGCCTCGGGCCCCTCTCCCCGACACCCCTGA
- a CDS encoding TonB-dependent receptor plug domain-containing protein — translation MLRATLLLATALALAACGSTSSSTDGGGTSATDAEAGDRGANPTGPVEAELRRFPGVTVIETGDGVEVRVRGESSFMGGQEPLYVVDGTPMSPGIGGALVGVRRADIVDIRVLKSAAETSSYGPRGANGVIVVTTTNGRR, via the coding sequence ATGCTCCGCGCGACGCTCCTCCTCGCCACGGCCCTCGCCCTCGCCGCCTGCGGATCGACCTCGTCGAGCACGGACGGCGGCGGCACCTCCGCCACGGACGCCGAGGCGGGCGACCGCGGGGCCAACCCGACGGGCCCCGTCGAGGCCGAGCTCCGCCGGTTCCCGGGCGTCACCGTCATCGAGACGGGCGACGGCGTCGAGGTCCGTGTCCGCGGCGAGTCGTCGTTCATGGGCGGGCAGGAGCCGCTCTACGTGGTCGATGGGACCCCCATGTCGCCGGGCATCGGCGGCGCGCTCGTGGGCGTCCGCCGGGCCGACATCGTCGACATCCGGGTGCTCAAGAGCGCGGCCGAGACGTCGAGCTACGGGCCGCGGGGTGCGAACGGCGTCATCGTCGTCACGACCACGAACGGTCGGCGCTAG